The Sulfurospirillum halorespirans DSM 13726 genome has a window encoding:
- the trpA gene encoding tryptophan synthase subunit alpha, with product MKQLVAYITAGFPDKIFSLDLVSALKEAGVDKLELGIPFSDPVADGPIIEVANLHALQNGFKMETLFEISSIVAPTIETYWMGYFNPFYHKGMETFAQKATEFGVKGFIIPDLPHEEATPYIPLMNQYNISLISFVAPTHSKERIATVVKDAKGFIYLVAYAGITGAHASEDLSKTIQTIKEQSNTPLFVGFGVNEKTAKERVRGVDGVIVGSAFVEVLLNESLSGSEKIASIAQKARIIKEKINA from the coding sequence GTGAAGCAATTAGTTGCCTACATTACGGCGGGTTTTCCCGATAAAATTTTTTCATTAGATTTAGTTTCTGCCTTAAAAGAAGCAGGTGTCGATAAGTTAGAGTTAGGCATTCCTTTCTCCGATCCTGTTGCGGATGGTCCTATTATTGAGGTGGCAAATTTACATGCACTGCAAAATGGGTTTAAAATGGAGACGCTTTTTGAAATCTCTTCCATCGTTGCGCCTACAATTGAGACCTACTGGATGGGCTATTTTAATCCTTTTTACCATAAAGGCATGGAGACATTTGCCCAAAAAGCAACCGAGTTTGGCGTTAAAGGGTTTATTATTCCCGATCTTCCGCATGAAGAAGCCACTCCTTACATTCCGTTGATGAATCAGTATAACATCTCATTGATTAGTTTTGTAGCGCCAACGCACAGTAAAGAGCGCATCGCCACTGTTGTGAAAGATGCTAAAGGGTTTATCTATTTGGTCGCGTATGCTGGCATCACAGGAGCGCACGCGAGTGAAGACTTGAGCAAAACGATCCAAACCATTAAAGAACAGAGCAACACCCCTTTGTTTGTAGGATTTGGTGTCAATGAAAAGACCGCAAAAGAGCGTGTACGCGGTGTGGATGGCGTTATCGTAGGCAGTGCTTTTGTGGAAGTGCTTTTAAATGAAAGTCTCAGTGGAAGTGAAAAGATTGCGAGTATTGCTCAAAAAGCACGAATCATTAAAGAGAAAATTAACGCGTAA
- a CDS encoding ABC transporter substrate-binding protein — MNFFARIFLALLFTCNISFAIPEADIPSFMQSNIDLATTILRDKKMPKPQKTEKLFAIFDSIFDYTLMSQLSLGGKQWASLSSSKQTEFTKLFEMKLKTSYMEKLDLYTDEKIVIKNLEKIKDTRIHLTTHLMKNSEVYEIIYKFYKDKNNSWMIYDVDILGVSIIQTYRTQFADILTKDSFESLLEKLKQPDEPAQK; from the coding sequence ATGAACTTTTTTGCACGTATCTTTTTAGCATTACTCTTTACATGTAACATCTCTTTTGCGATTCCAGAAGCGGATATTCCTTCGTTTATGCAAAGCAATATCGACCTTGCAACCACGATTTTACGCGATAAAAAAATGCCAAAGCCTCAAAAAACCGAAAAACTTTTCGCCATTTTTGACTCTATTTTTGATTATACGTTAATGTCGCAACTTTCCCTGGGTGGAAAACAGTGGGCATCGCTTTCATCTTCCAAGCAGACGGAATTTACCAAACTTTTTGAGATGAAACTCAAAACATCGTACATGGAAAAGCTTGATCTTTACACCGATGAGAAGATTGTCATTAAGAATTTGGAAAAGATCAAAGATACGCGGATTCATTTAACGACGCATCTGATGAAAAACAGCGAAGTGTATGAGATTATTTACAAATTTTATAAAGATAAAAATAACAGCTGGATGATTTACGATGTCGATATTTTAGGGGTGAGCATTATTCAAACGTATCGTACGCAGTTTGCTGATATTTTAACCAAAGATTCGTTTGAGTCCCTGCTTGAAAAACTCAAACAGCCTGATGAGCCAGCACAAAAGTAG
- a CDS encoding VacJ family lipoprotein codes for MRFILACLISLSFLSASDYIGTTTQNNDDFEAEFNTKNSENLFDPLSGYNEVMTSVNDTFYEYLLRPTAQGYAYVVPEMARHGVSNFFENIFYPIRLVNNLLQLKFYNSLEETERFVLNSTMGILGFRDVAGEELGIKAHDEDLGQTLGHYGVGNGFHVVLPLFGPSNVRDIAGLAGDMWLNPITYMKGRHDANLLDNSNQAMAATAFYTINKTSLHVKEYDNFKKDAIELYPFLRDVYESRRTKLISE; via the coding sequence TTGCGTTTTATTTTAGCCTGTTTAATAAGCCTTTCCTTCTTGTCCGCAAGTGACTATATTGGCACGACGACACAGAACAATGACGACTTTGAGGCTGAATTTAATACTAAAAATAGCGAAAATCTTTTCGATCCACTCAGTGGCTACAACGAAGTGATGACAAGCGTCAATGACACATTTTACGAATACCTTCTAAGACCAACCGCACAAGGCTACGCGTACGTCGTGCCTGAAATGGCGCGTCACGGTGTTTCAAACTTTTTTGAGAATATTTTTTATCCTATTCGTCTCGTGAACAACCTTTTGCAACTCAAATTTTACAACAGTTTGGAAGAGACAGAACGGTTTGTACTCAACTCCACCATGGGAATTTTAGGCTTTCGTGATGTGGCGGGCGAAGAGCTTGGCATCAAAGCGCACGATGAAGACTTGGGTCAGACACTGGGGCATTACGGTGTTGGCAATGGCTTCCACGTTGTCCTTCCGCTCTTTGGACCATCCAATGTTCGCGATATTGCAGGACTTGCTGGCGATATGTGGCTTAACCCAATCACCTACATGAAAGGACGCCACGATGCGAATCTGCTCGATAATTCTAATCAAGCAATGGCGGCTACTGCCTTTTACACCATCAATAAAACTTCTTTACATGTAAAAGAGTATGACAACTTTAAAAAAGATGCGATTGAGCTCTATCCTTTCTTGCGCGATGTCTATGAATCACGCAGAACCAAACTGATCAGTGAGTAA
- the rpsB gene encoding 30S ribosomal protein S2 has product MVTMKDLLECGVHFGHQTRRWNPKMKKFIFGERKNIYIVDLQKTLRYFRYTYNVVKDAAAEGKTMLFVGTKKQASQAVKEYAEKCGMPYVNHRWLGGMLTNYQTIRQSIRKLDIIEKMEEDGQIDLLTKKEALMLRRKKEKLLDYLGGIRNMKNLPDMIFVIDTVKEKIAVQEARRLGITVVAPLDTNCDPDVVDLPIPGNDDAIRSIQLFCKEMCEAMTEGYEIRSKDAPAAEEVADINEDEKKELIAEVVSEAEFAVEEGE; this is encoded by the coding sequence ATGGTAACCATGAAAGACCTATTAGAATGCGGTGTACACTTCGGACACCAAACTAGACGTTGGAATCCAAAGATGAAAAAATTCATCTTCGGGGAGAGAAAAAACATCTATATCGTAGATTTACAAAAAACGTTGCGTTATTTTAGATACACGTACAATGTTGTTAAAGATGCAGCAGCAGAAGGCAAAACAATGCTTTTTGTTGGTACCAAAAAACAAGCAAGCCAAGCGGTTAAAGAGTATGCAGAAAAATGCGGTATGCCATACGTTAACCACAGATGGTTAGGCGGAATGCTCACAAACTACCAAACAATCAGACAATCAATCCGTAAACTTGACATCATCGAGAAGATGGAAGAAGATGGACAAATTGACCTTCTTACGAAAAAAGAAGCGTTGATGCTTAGAAGAAAAAAAGAGAAACTTCTTGATTACCTTGGTGGTATCAGAAACATGAAAAACTTACCCGATATGATCTTTGTTATCGACACTGTAAAAGAAAAAATTGCGGTTCAAGAAGCAAGAAGACTTGGAATTACCGTTGTAGCTCCACTTGATACCAACTGTGATCCAGACGTTGTTGATCTTCCAATCCCTGGAAATGATGATGCGATTCGTTCAATTCAACTTTTCTGTAAAGAGATGTGTGAAGCGATGACTGAGGGTTACGAAATCCGTTCAAAAGATGCTCCAGCTGCAGAAGAAGTAGCCGATATTAACGAAGATGAGAAAAAAGAGTTGATCGCAGAAGTGGTCAGCGAAGCAGAGTTTGCAGTAGAGGAAGGCGAATAA